Proteins from a genomic interval of Liolophura sinensis isolate JHLJ2023 unplaced genomic scaffold, CUHK_Ljap_v2 scaffold_406, whole genome shotgun sequence:
- the LOC135481668 gene encoding uncharacterized protein LOC135481668, whose amino-acid sequence MSISGCCGHFFLFLTIDFLDVLGDFIFYAQLEGLKKLLIRERVPESCAVSYAVLTFAIVGFFIFITQTVVSALKTFKGKEIDLYVDLLSAIGIWCADLPQITLNVYVAACQKELVSNVQIIKGVVILVAVFISFLILLILSIVAKHKHCAIRTLGLIGALTISIIAIFLSCVFILHHLKDGKLVRTKSYRYFETVGDFVNQKFLFPGRIIRSHRDERNKCVRFSDRGHMTQKQNLLGKECYRPNLTRLNNDDSFVESHELLVSTCLNLHTSENTAVFVFRFHFIKPIHGFFNNSKIFGDISLIVKPDIMGPNVTSTRGQRELTDIPVNPVRYFRYFSNSGNLVHQTSLTDIKDVWRTGYYQCESTGNLYPTRDTTLKIDTGDL is encoded by the exons ATGTCAATCTCAGGGTGCTGTGGCCactttttcctgtttttgacAATCGATTTTCTTGACGTTTTAGGAGACTTCATATTTTACGCTCAGCTGGAGGGTTTGAAGAAACTTTTGATTCGCGAACGGGTCCCTGAGTCATGTGCTGTTTCGTATGCTGTGTTGACGTTCGCAATCGTCGGTTTCTTTATCTTCATCACGCAGACGGTGGTCTCAGCACTGAAAACGTTTAAGGGGAAGGAAATAGACTTGTATGTTGATCTCTTATCAGCTATTGGGATTTGGTGTGCAGATCTACCACAAATTACACTGAACGTGTACGTTGCGGCATGTCAAAAGGAGCTTGTAAGCAATGTACAAATTATCAAAGGCGTAGTGATTTTGGTAGCGGTTTTCATTAGTTTCCTCATACTTCTTATCCTCTCTATTGTTgcaaaacacaaacattgtgCGATTAGAACTTTGGGTTTGATCGGTGCCTTAACAATTTCAATCATCGCAATATTTTTGTCTTGCGTATTTATCTTGCACCATCTCAAAGATGGAAAACTGGTGCGCACTAAAAGCTATAGGTATTTCGAAACCGTAGGTGATTTCGTCAACCAAAAATTTCTGTTTCCAGGGAGGATTATCAGATCCCATAGGGATGAAAGAAACAAAT GTGTGAGATTCTCGGATCGTGGACACATGACACAGAAACAAAATCTGCTAGGCAAAGAATGTTATAGGCCTAACCTAACTCGCTTAAACAACGACGACAGTTTTGTAGAAAGTCACGAACTTCTGGTTTCCACTTGCTTAAATCTTCACACGTCAGAAAACACCGCCGTCTTTGTCTTCcgatttcattttattaaaccGATTCACGGCTTTTTCAACAATTCTAAAATCTTTGGTGACATCTCACTTATTGTAAAGCCAGACATCATGGGGCCTAATGTCACGTCGACTCGTGGGCAAAGGGAGCTAACCGATATTCCGGTCAATCCAGTGCGTTATTTCCGGTACTTTTCAAACTCGGGAAACCTTGTCCACCAGACGTCGCTGACTGACATAAAGGACGTTTGGCGTACAGGCTACTACCAGTGTGAGAGTACAGGAAACCTATATCCAACAAGGGACACCACCTTGAAAATTGACACTGGCGATTTGTAG